TATTATcgaaaattaaaagtaaaattatcttttattattttataaataataagaataataatattttaatataaataaccTGGGCTATTCAACTTAGGGGTGAAGACACACTTGGCCATTTACTGTTCACTTGGTGGTTGAATTGCCTACTTTCTGGGGACTTTTTAGAGGTGGAAGTGCTCTAAGAGACAAGATTGCTTGTGGATTACATTTTGTAATGTAGTGTTAAGGGGATAGCACTTCTAGCTACAATTTGGATCGCTTTATCTCATATACAAGTTCCAGACACATAATGTCGAATATTAATTATTGAATTACATCACGTTGTGAGCTTCTCAAGAAATTCACATTTCTTGCTAAGAAATGGGAATAGTTCATCAAAATCTATGGGTTGCGAGTGTGACTAAAATTCGAATGGAGATTGAATGGGAGTAGAATTTCACATGGGATGTCTGAATTTCGAGGAGTATGTAGTGAAGGCAATACAGCAAGGCCAAAGCCTCAGAACATTCATTTCATTTATAGTTGTAAATGTGACATCATCACATGGTAACCTTTGTTCATACAGCTATCTAGCAAACGTCATTGCTAAAGTAGTGAATATTTGGTTGCTTCAAGACCACGCAAATATGTGACCAAGATGCACTCTCTTGTTGTTGATcatataaaagcaactttaatttggattgATTTAAAAGAATGAGGCCTCTTTATACTATACATCAGCGTTCAGTATACATTACAGTTTAGAAGTTTGGATGCACTTGTTATTTATAGCACATATTAAATGTAAATTTCTAAATAATAAGGATATGCCCATTAAATTTTATTGATCTTTCAATGTACATCCAACTATTTATCAATATAAGTCATCGATGAACTGTGAATGCAGCTTAAAGCATGTACATTAATTTTGCCTAAAATCGAGGTATAGTCAAGATTCAAATGAGCAAAAAAGCCAGAGATATCCAACATGGGTTTGGGCGGTTGGTCCATTTCTTCACAAGCTGACTGGTACAGGAAAAAGGCAAAAAGAAGACAGGTAAATTTGGGAAGACATAGTTTGGTAATgtgggtctctctctctctctctctctctctctctctctctctctctctctgtgtctgCCATAGCTGTAAAGGAGATAAGGTTTCAATGCTTTGCCCCTCAGTCTTGTCTATGCACCGACAGAATGGATCAATTCTTTGATTTCCGTTCTTCACGATGTGATACCATTTATGCCActttgttgcaccaagaatAATTAGGCGGATGCAATCGTCcaacattgaaatttgattagtCCAACGGttaaataatttctgattttttttaatatttttcggATAAATAATCTTTAAGAAGTGGTCGAGAAAGTAGACAGTTTCAATAATTAAGAAACATTGCAAGATGAGAATATGAGTTGAGAAGGTAACACCAAAAGGTTGTTAACATTTCCTATAATGAAATACTAGATTTCAAACGCATAAGCAAATGCTACTTGAGCTATGAATTGTTCgaattaaaaatttataattCAGTTGAGGATTCATATTAATGCACCCAGACTATGAAAAAGAGATTTCACACTCTGTGAAGTATGGTGCTGGTTTCACTCTCAAGTCTCCAAAACCTCCAAAAGGAAATCTGTTAGCGTTGAACTTTAATAACAAAATTTAAGAACAAGCCACCGTTTTCTCATGAGGTCGTCAACTTACATATTTCTTACAGTTACTGCAATTTTAACACTTTCAATCTATTTAACTTTAACATCAGTCGTGCACGTAAACAAATATAAGTCAACTAATTGATATGAATTTCGTGGTAAACTGGACATTAGTTGAGAATTCTTCACATACATGGACAACGGTACAAAGCTCGTAGATTCGATTAATTTAAGgctggtttgatattgttgtgctttgaaaaaaaaatgtttctactgtgctgtgagaataaacagcaGAGTGTTTGAAAAAcattttgtaaaagtgtttttgaaaaaaaaaacagtattatagtgtttggtaaacttttatgtaaaacagatgtgaaaaaaaagccggtttttcaaagctgggttttgcagctttatgtttttggctttttttcaccaaaaactgtgaaaaaaaacgctgaatgtttaccaaacataaaaaaaactaagatatacccatttttttcagaatcacctcagcACCAAACCAGACCTTAATCACAACAAACTTAAACAACGTTATCTCATTAATCCATTTTACTTAGATTCCGGAGACAGGAGTGAGAACGCattcacaaaaagaaaaatattcaaaacccgcgttgaaagagaaagacaattcAAAACACGCgttgaaagagaaagacaatgcACCTAGATATTTGACAAGTGCTTTTTGGCGCCGCAAAAAAAAAGACTTCTGACTTGTCCAAACGCAatgagcaaaagcaaaagcatatTCTCTTCTCCTCTCCCTCCATAATCTCCTCTTAATCCCGCAATCTTGGCATGTGGCTTCATGTGTCGCCATGTGGGTGGCCTTATTACAACCCTAAGTAACTGCGCTCCAAGACGGCCCTGTTAATAAAAACCCCCCTCTCCTTTTGCCACGTGGATCCATTACAAACATCTTTTTGGATCCCCCAAGGGCCAATGTCACGTATAAAAATGTGCATTTAGCCATTTGGGCAAGCATTTCAAAAACCCTACCAATCTCTTCTGCCATGGAGCACTGGACCCGAGGACCGACCGTCGGCCGCGGCTCCACCGCCACAGTCTCCCTCGCCGCCAGCTCCGATGGCGAACGATTCGCGGTAAAGTCAGCCGAGCTCTCCAGCTCGGCTCTTTTGCAGAAGGAGCAATGTTTTTTGTCCAAGCTTGGTTCCCCCCATATAGTCAAGTACTTGGGCTATAATGTCAGCATTGAAAACAACAAGCCTATGTACAATCTCTGCATGGAGTACGTACCCGGCGGTACGCTTTTCGACGCGATTAGGAGGCGGGGAGGCCGGCTAGAGGAGGCCGTCATTCAATTGTACACGCACCAGATTGTGCAAGGATTGGAGTATTTGCATGTCAATAAATTGGTACACTGTGACATCAAGAGCCAAAACATTTTGGTGACCGGAGAGACCGCCAAAATTGCCGATTTGGGTTGCGCTAAATTGGTACAAGGGGTTGAGGCATGTACTACTATTTCGGGTACGCCGGTGTTTATGGCGCCGGAGGTTGCCCGTGGCGAAGAGCAGGGGTTTGAGGCTGACATATGGGCTCTTGGGTGCACGATTATTGAAATGGCAACCGGTGGCGGGCCTTGGCCGGAGATTAATGATCCGGTTTCAGCTCTCTACAGAATTGGATTCTCCGGCGAGCTGCCGGAGATTCCAAGCCAGCTTTCGAGCAAGGGTAAGGATTTCTTAAGCAAGTGTTTGATGAAGGATCCAAGAGAGAGGTGGACAGCTAAGCAGCTCCTTGATCATCCATTTCTTGAACAGCATTTGGGGTCCAAGTTTAATACAGAGCAAGTAATGGGGTCTCCAATTAGTGTGTTGGATCAAGGCCTTTGGGATTCTTTTGAAGCGTCTGAAAGTCCAATGGAATTGCTATCTGTTGAAGGTGTTTGTTTGAATTCCCCAACAGAAAGGATCAAGAAACTGATTGGATTTTCGACATTTTCGAATGTACCCAACTGGGAATTTGATGAAAATTGGTGCACTGTTAGAAGCAACATCGATGAAGAAATCGAAAACTTTGTGGTTTCAAACAACAATGTTGTCTCAGATGAAGAAGTGTTTGCTGCAAATTCTTCAACTGTGGCTTCAATTGTTCTTGAAGAGATTGAGAGTATACACTGTGATGAGGATTTAGATTTTGAATTTATGATTAGTAACAGTGCGACAGAAGTTTCTTTTGTATCAAACAATCTTGAAATTGAATcagatcatccaaattttgattttattcaCTCCCATTGTTTTGCGtctattttgttttagttttattagttttaaggGCTACAAGCCTACGACATTGACAAATCAATCACTGACTAGCTACTCGTTTAGTAATACTGCTGCTCCCAATACTAGAAGAGGTCTCAAACTCGAATTGTTATAGGTGCAGAGGTGATTGAGCGATCTACTACTAATCAGCATTGATATTGTTTCTAACTTAACCGCTACTAAGTGTGGTATTATACAAAAGACTTCGATGCGATTAGCAATGAAACCATTCAATATAAATACAATTTAATATAAGCTACCTCTACATCGGGGCCGTAGCTAGGGTACTAAACTGTGATTACTGAGTAATTGCCACTCAGAGGTGATTGAGCGATCTACCACTAATCAGCATTGATATTGTTTCTAACTTAACCGCTACTAAGTGTGGTATTATACAAACGACTTCGATGCGATTAGCAATGAAACCATTCAATATAAATACGATTTAATataagctccctctacataggGGCCGTAGTTAGGGTACTAAACTGTGATTACTGAGTAATTGCCactctaattatatataatcCCAAGTTTAGTTAAGTATACACATAATATGGATCTGCATGTGTATATTCACCCCTTTTGGCCTCTTATGCCGTCTCTATACACAAACCAAGAAGAGCTGTCTCTTGTGTTAGCCAGAAGAAGAAACAAGGCCAGCttgttcttttaattttttttatttcttttttatttttttaatttatcccAATCATTAATCTCAGGAAGAttgcattattttattatacacCTAAGTTTTGCAAGCTAGGCCAGCCTTTTTGTTTGCGTATCATTACCCACGTAGGtgcttaattaaattaaataaattgttttgcatatttttttttcaaatattttgctCATGACAACAATATACCAACATAtgtgaaattaattaaaaagagGACTTTCATAGTACGAATATACTAACATTGTAAAACTCGCTCTCGTATGCTAGAGGAGATTATTCAAGTCTCGTATGTCGATTTGTCACAAAagtcaattttaatttattgaGAGGTTGATGAAGCTTCCCGTGTGAACAAGAGAGACTTTTGTTAGGCCATTGAGAAGAGTCAACAAGTTTGTTCCCACTACCTATTCTCTATCATTGCTATGTTGGCGACTAAtattcaaattcaaagtttagTTTCTTTTGGGGAGGTGCTCATTAGTTTGGCAAATAAATAGTACATccacaaactctctctctctctctctcacttcctCACAACTATCGACTTTTTCTATCAGCTCTTATAATTTCATTTTGCTCTTAACTACCAACTTTAAATATTTACAATTGTGACATATGTCAAATTATTGACAGAGCTAGTAGCGCAAAGAAATGAATACATTTTGAGAATGAAACTTGGAAATCCTCGTTCTCTTCACTCAAGAAAAAACTTATCGAGAACAAAAATTTCATTGCATGTAGCCACATTTCTAAAGCCAATCACGATATGTGTcatcattcatatatatattgggTCACACTACACTCGGTTCGTATTTAGCAAATTAGATATCATTATCATGCCACTTAACATAACATTCATTCGTCTTATTAAGTAGGTACTACCTAACCTATGGCACTTAGCATCTAGTGGAACAAGTGAAGCGAATGTGGTCCATGGAACCACAACTAGGCATAGAGTATAAAAAAAGAGAGACTTTAAACAAAGTCAACTAATTTTAAAACGTCAAATTATTAACCGATCCATTCAATCCCCTGATGAAAATCGACTTCTCGAAGAGTCAAACACGTTGGCTGTTCACCTTTTCCCTTCGTTTTCTCTTTGGGGTATTGAAAGGTCAACTCAAAACTCGAAAGACCTAGAGAAAGGCCTTTGACAAACAAAAAACCTATGCGATCATCCAAACGTAATTGTGAAGTGTCAAATATCTACTCAAGGGCAATGCTTTCAGCTCGGCACCATCTATTTGAACACCCCATCGAAAGAGAAGATATTTTGTTATTTGACCTAATATTGGTTTTCACTCGTACTTATATGTAAGTATGTGGCTCGTTTGATGATTAGGATTCAATTTTACTGCATAACTCGATAATAAGTCTCTTATCCGGATGACGAAATTATCATGTCTCATCGAATTGTAGACATAAAATTAGTCTTATTTAGCGGTTTTGCATCTTCATTCTTTACACCTACCAAAGTTATAGCCTATATATGAGATCTCATGAGCCCATTTTACTCCCAAACTTAATTATGTTCTTGTTAGGGTTTGAATAGGGAAATAAAAGTCAGATTGCATTACAAGAAAAACAGGCCGAGAACACAATTGATTTGTGCCCTTCTCATTTTCATTGAGCGCAATACATATTTGTGCGTTTTAAATTTCATTGAACACCAAAATTTCTCATATGTATGTGCCCTCTAACAAAAAAGCACATTAGTTTGTGTCTAGTATTGGTGCCTACTAAATTTTGAACACAAAACTTAGTGTCCAGCTTGCATGCAagagatgaaatttttttattaacttacAAACATACAATAAAGGCTTTTGTGCCCTCTAGTttaatatattaaataaataaaaaatatgtttttgtgtCCTTTACATTTACTTTTTTTCTATTCACAATTTGTGAAAATATCTAGTTGCAATCAACTTGAATTATTAGGGGGaatctaattaatatattattttacTAATTTTCTAAGAGCACTTCCACCAGAGGTGAAATGTGCCAGCACCCAGTCAAAAAACTAGGCTGGGGGTCAATGCATCCACTCCAGCCCGTGGAATagactggcacccagcccaagccagtCCATAGGCCGGCCTAAAATTGACAGAGGAAGGAGATGGCTTATCTGACGTCATGCTAACGTCATGATTACCGCCTCTCTCATCTAGAACCCTATCAAACACCTGGAACCCCATCCCGATCCTTGGAACCTATCCCGATCCTTGGAACCCCATCAACCCCCTTCCCCTGATAAATCCATATATTCAACACCATGTCCCCCTTCCAAATCGTGATCATCCTGCAACTCGGATCGTCCTCGATCGGTTGATTAACTTGAATCTTCCTACAACtggatttttttttccgttTTGTATATTTTCGATGAATTTTTGAATATGTAGGTGTTGATTTTTGGGGGTTTAAGGTGTGCGCAGGTCCAGGATGGTGGGTGTCCATGTTCAGAGTAGGGTGGGTTCGATGGCGTGGTGtacagagagaagaaaaaagtgGGAACAgtgggaaaaagaagaagaaatgagttagagagaggaagaagaagggagtAGAGAGAAGaagtcagaaattaaaaaaccaaattattattttataatataaattaataatattttaataaaattgactaggctattttttgttaggggtggagatgtttTGGCCTATTATTGTTCActggggtctattactgttcacttgagtagATAAATGCgatgggtgctggcgcaaagtctttaaaggtggaattgctctaatgGGTTTTTGTGTCCTGTGGGACCCACCCACATGGGTCTTCACCATTCCCCGTGcattcactcatttcttcacttCATCACtcttttgtctttctctttcacgcaactctttctctctcactaaCTCTCTTCACTTCTTCACTTGTTTCTCTTTCTTCTGCCTCACCATCTCTGTGCTCACTGCATAGAAAACCGCAACATCTATCACCATCTCACTCGCCACTCCGGCGAACCTTGCCACCACGCAAACACCACACTGCCACCCTCCCCCTCTCACAGTCTCTCTATCTTCCTTTCGGCTTCTTCCTTGACACATAAGCAATGACGGCGGCGGAGTTGCCAATCTCCAGCAAGGTAACCACCAGCCTCACATTCTTTTCCTCACCACAGACTCCCTATTACCTTTTGCTTTCTGGAAACAAAAACTGATGCAACGAATTAACAAGCTCCGTCGCGGCTTGACTTTTCAGCAAGATTTTCCGTCGAATCTAGTGTGAGTGAGTCTCGAAAACATTAGGTTCTTTAAGTTGTTTAGAGACGTTTTTGTGCACTGCATGCCTGATTTGGTTAAGGTTGGATGCAGTTTCAATCATAGGACAAAAACCCGGTGAGGGCTGTGAGTTTCAAGCTGATTTTAAGCTATCACTGGCCACCCAATGGCCCCAAGGAAGGTATATTTCGAATCCTTACCTTCGtagctttgttttgactttTGAATTGTTGAAAATGGTTGTGTTTTAGACCAAAATGGACTCTAAAACCCCTGGCGTGGCTGCAAGTTGTACTCTCGTTGCGTGTGGTACTACTGTGGATAGTGCATGAAGCACAGACACCTCCACCGGAAGGATGACTACTTGAAAGGatgaatataagtttgaaaTCATTGcgttgtttttttctttaatttatagTGTTGATTTCTTGGTTGAGTTTCAACATGTGACTGATCTGTCAAGAAGAGAAACTATGAGCAGTATTTTCCTATTCCGATCTGGTGTTTTCAATTGTTTGATTCAGGTTGTAGGGcattttcattttgttattttgttaattttcttttaaatttaactAATAGAGCACAATTACAAAAAATGTCTTAACATGAATTTGAAATGTCATCTGACATAGTTGTCAGAACAGGGCGCAAAAAAAACCCTTATTTATGCTTAACTCTTTGAGCACTGATGGCCATATCGTGCCCTTTAATCAAATGGCACACCTATAGAGGGCACTATATAGTTTAGTTGTTGCTGTTACTATTGCTGTATGGGCGTTGGTGCCCTTTGACCTCATAGGGCATAAATAACTTTTTGTGTGCACTGGCCATATTTTTTATAGTGTTGAAACTTGACTTCTCACAACACTTTGTAATTAAGGTTTGTGTTTTGGACTTTAGCAATTAGGGTCGGGTTTCTTAGTAGACAATAAGCCAACCAACTATACCGATATGAATGATATTGGCTAGAGTGGATGTGTTTCGCTCACCATTATACAATCGAGTTAGAATCTCCTTCTACGTAGTTTAAGTTATTTAAAGTCGAATATcatttgtatataaaaaaaaattaaccaactCCCATATATTAAATTTCTAACCCAACTCACACATGCTTGTAGTTTATCACATTGTGCGCTATCAATAAAAGAAATTACAATTTGTAGGTTTGTATGATATTTACAGGAGACCACAGTGATTCATTTATTCTATGAAGCAATCTAAAATTTTGCAAGCTATATGCATTATTTCAATGATCAACCCATGTTGATTTGAATTATTCTTAAGGGATTAATGAGAAACTGTGGTTTTAGCAATTCTACGATATATTAACGTgaactaattatattaattgaTGCATTATTTGGAGCTTCGGCTTGTTCATATGGTTATTCATCTTCGGAATTCAGCTTTTAGCTGATCCTTTGTGTTGCCTTCTTCACTTCTGCAGGATCAGTAGATTTCTTGTGCTCATAATCCTTTTTCAGATTCTTCACTTCTTCGACGCGTTCTCGTAGCAGATGGAGCTCTTTGATATAGTAGTGTAGTCTATCTATAATCATTGCCAGGAATAGGGAAAACCCTGTATAATGACAAACATTCCAGTTCCAGGTTAATTAGAGAAAAATGGCATAATTACAACTAGCTAATTGAAAACATATAAATTATGCACAAAAGCTTGGCATCGATCGAGTTGTATTCATTACCTTGCTGCAAAACCCTAACACAACTTATAAATAAGACAATCTATGTATTTTTCAATTGGGACAGAAGGCAATATGGTACTTCTTGTGAGTGTGTGAAGAACTGTCCCATGTCGGAAAGTTCAAAAACCTCTCAAGTTTTATAAAGAGTTGGATGACTCCACCTATTGATTTTAGGGTGCATGAAacctcagtttttttttttttggcaagtggccctttaccaTGGTGGTGGAAAGGAATCAAGCCCTTGCATGATGTCGTGCGTCCGAACCCCATCAttggctaatctaacaaaatctatcgtttgacaaaaaaaaaaaaaaacctcggCTTCTTTCACTTCCGACTAAGCTTTTTCCTGCTTCGGAGAGTTTTGTTTTATAAGACTTAACATGACATGAGATTGGTTACAGGATTGCCAACAGAAAAGGATTTTCATTCATCGGCCAAAATTAGATACATGCAATcttcaaaattaaaaactcCAACTTTACCCTGACAAGGTTACGTATATAGTTTTTTCCCAAGTAAATTTTAAGGAAAAGGGTTACTAAAATGGATGATATAGCTCACCTATGAGAGATGCTTCCAGGAGACGATGTGCCATAAGAACCTCGTCTGTCGGATTGACAAAGCCTGCCTCTGATAAACGTTTTTGCACACTGAATACACTATATATGGTGGAGCTAAAGAAGACGAGAATGGTTCCTCCCACGCTCTTCGCCACCAATGGCCCCCGTCCTTGCTTCGATCGATCTAACCCCACGATCACCAACTTCCTCAGAGGGGTTCTAAACAGAAGGCTCAAAATCAATGCCATTTCAGCCAACACAAGTGTAAACAAAATTAGAATCATTGCTTCTGGTTAATTAGcaacaaagttttatttttcaatgatTTTGCTAACATGAAAGTGGCTTTATCTGAGGGATGTGGAAAAAAACAATGGTGTAATTGTTGTTTAGGGTTCGTTTTGTAGGTGTCCTGTGTGATATGATTCTTCAAACTTATAGTTGAATCAAGGAATTATACTTTCCATGATTACATGAGGCAGGGATAGAATTATTTCATCATGTCCCCAAGGACACACTTGGTATCTATGTCTCTTTGGGATATCAGATATCTTGTTGTTTAGGAATTGAGAGTTTTTTCAAAAGATTCTTTCAAGTCATAGAGAATAGATGAAGTTTCACGTAAAAGTTATAAACTAATGGATTGCTCTGATAGATAAGGTCTTTCCTTTCAAATTATTGCGTCTTGATTCATTAATTTATCCCTTTCATTAGTAGGAGCATAGTGTTAATTTTGCTTatagtaaagaaggaaaacttTCAAATTTTGGTGATGTCatcttatttttattgtttgtccTTGTAGCTCTGAAATTGTTATGCCAAATTTTGAGCAACTTCGGCCCAATCCAATCCCCTAGGCTATAGGCGATCAAATCCATTTCCCCTCCCCCTCCAACCCATACCAAAAGCCTGACTTCTCCCCCAAGCTCGAATCGATAGCCATGATGGATATTTTTTTGACGTCAGGTGTGTGGAAAATACGTACGAGGTGACGTGGGTCTTTGACAAGAAATTAACGTTTGGGGCTTATGTGCAGGCGCACTAATGGTTGATTCTTCTTTGGGAACAGATCGCGGAGTTTTTTTTCATCTGAAGTTGACAATCAGGATTCTATTAgtctataatttatatatttttttaaaaaattatcatttttcacaccaaaaaaaaaaagtaataagaataGTAAATTCTTCAAAACGGTGCGCTGCAGTGGTTTAAGACACATGCCACAAACAACGAGCGAGGAGCAAATAGCATTAGGTAAGTGGACTTCCAAGTTCCAACTCTAGTTTGGCCTTTCATCAGAGTCCGAGTCTGAGCCGGGGAAGACTGTCTATCTTCAGAGCCTGCAATGGAGGCGCCGCCATTCGCCTCTTCCTCCAAAACCCTACCGTTTCGCTCATCCTCCGCTTCCTCCCTTCTGTTTCTTCCCAAAACTCACCTCAATTTCAGACGTCCCAGAAGCTTCTCCGTCCGTGCCTCCTCCGCCGCAGATTCCGGTACTctcctctccctccctccctctccctgttaaatttgagtttttgttattattatttattattttaataataatttagttTGTTTGAATAATGAATCAGGGGTGACTCTGCTCGACTACGGCGCCGGCAATGTTCGCAGTGTGAGGAATGCCATTCGCCACCTAGGCTTCGACGTCAAAGatgtaatttttcttttctttttggtcaaTTATCTATCAAAGTTATGCCCTTGTAACCAATTTCTTTGTAGTGTTGTATgttatagattttgttagaaatTTGGAATAGAAAAGAAAGATGACAAAAATCGGTTGGTGTAAAGGATGGTAAATAGATGAGTTGTATTTTAACAGAAGTTCGAAATGTAGGTCCAAACACCGGAAGACATTCTGAATGCCGAACGCCTAGTATTTCCTGGCGTGGGGGCTTTCGCTGCCGCCATGGATGTGCTGAATAAGAACGGGTATgcgtttcttttattttttgttggattCTACAAGGATCAATTGCTTGTTCAGGCCGTTTAAATGGATTAGTGGCAATGAACGGATAAAGTGCATATTCGGAGAATGGGGAATGTGGTTAAGTTACTCATGATCAAAGAAGCATCGTGACAATGATTGGTAGTTAGTTTGAATAACAAATTTCAAAATAATGGCTCTGAATCTTCTTGTTTGCTAACTAATCACATAATATTTCTCATGTCATTTATAGTTTATTAGCTTTTAGATTGTGGGAAAATTTCAGCCCTTTATTGTTTTTCAGGATGGCGGAAGCAATCTGTTCATATATTGAGAAGGATCGACCATTTCTTGGCATTTGTCTTGGACTTCAGCTCCTTTTTGAATCCAGCGAAGAGAATGGACCGGGTCAGTGCTTCATGCCTCCTTTTtcatcaactttgtttttccaattttgTAACTCATCATCTACGATTCACTTATAGTTATTTGGATGGAATGGTTTAAAAGGCATTGAATTTGTAAATAAGCTAGATACAATGTATTAGAACACTAAATCACGTATTGAAAAGGATTCGgaataacttaaaaaatgtAGTAGAAATGGATTTGCAATTGCTGTAAGTTGTACAACTGCTTTTGACATCAATGTATTGTATTCTGGCGTTATATATTGTAAAGTCCAGTTAATAAATTTAGTTATATAATGGTACCTAAAACCCCTAGTATAGAGAAATCACTCTTCCCATATTATAGGAGTTTCCTTTCCATGCTGGCATACATAGCAAACACTGAGGATGCAGCAATCCATTCGTGAAGTTATCCTGATAATGAAAGCCTCAGGTTGTTACTGTTAGTGACAATTGAGTTGGACAGCTTGGTTTAAGGAGATAGTCCTAGAAACAAATTAATGTTAATTTGAATGTACGTAACATTATTATAGcttttttttatctatttaaTTTAGTAATAGTTGAACTGATATTATACATGTCTCAGTGAAAGGTCTTGGCTTGATACCTGGAGTGGTTGGCCGTTTTGATTCATCAAATGGTTTCAGAGTTCCACACATTGGATGGAATGCTTTGCAGATTGAAAAAGACTCATTAATTTTGGATGATGTTGGAAGCCATCATGTCTATTTTGTTCATTCTTACAGAGCCATGCCTGTATGTCTTATTCTCCTATTTCACAGAAAATAATTTAAAGTTCATGTATCTGCTGCATACTTCCACTAAGAATACATTGATTTGTATGTTTACTGGGGTTGACATAGTTTTATACCAATTTTCAGTCAGATGAAAACAAAGACTGGGTTTCGTCTACTTGCAACTATGGAGACAATTTTATTGCATCTGTTAGAAGGGGAAATGTGCATGCAGTTCAATTCCACCCAGAAAAGAGTGGAGGCAAGAAATCATTTCTCTCTCCTGTCTGTTAGTAGATTTTAATGGTAGTCCAAAGTGTACAGGGATTGTGGGAATGTTCCATGCCTTGTTTCTTTT
This window of the Malus domestica chromosome 03, GDT2T_hap1 genome carries:
- the LOC103443257 gene encoding uncharacterized protein, translated to MILILFTLVLAEMALILSLLFRTPLRKLVIVGLDRSKQGRGPLVAKSVGGTILVFFSSTIYSVFSVQKRLSEAGFVNPTDEVLMAHRLLEASLIGFSLFLAMIIDRLHYYIKELHLLRERVEEVKNLKKDYEHKKSTDPAEVKKATQRIS
- the LOC103429258 gene encoding mitogen-activated protein kinase kinase kinase 18-like, with product MEHWTRGPTVGRGSTATVSLAASSDGERFAVKSAELSSSALLQKEQCFLSKLGSPHIVKYLGYNVSIENNKPMYNLCMEYVPGGTLFDAIRRRGGRLEEAVIQLYTHQIVQGLEYLHVNKLVHCDIKSQNILVTGETAKIADLGCAKLVQGVEACTTISGTPVFMAPEVARGEEQGFEADIWALGCTIIEMATGGGPWPEINDPVSALYRIGFSGELPEIPSQLSSKGKDFLSKCLMKDPRERWTAKQLLDHPFLEQHLGSKFNTEQVMGSPISVLDQGLWDSFEASESPMELLSVEGVCLNSPTERIKKLIGFSTFSNVPNWEFDENWCTVRSNIDEEIENFVVSNNNVVSDEEVFAANSSTVASIVLEEIESIHCDEDLDFEFMISNSATEVSFVSNNLEIESDHPNFDFIHSHCFASILF